The sequence below is a genomic window from Daphnia pulicaria isolate SC F1-1A chromosome 6, SC_F0-13Bv2, whole genome shotgun sequence.
TGTACTATACAATATGGTCTATGTATAGCACACTATGAGGGAAACAATTGGCTTCGGCATCAGCActtaactttgaaaaaaaggcacAATCAAGAAGTAAAAGTAAAGATTTCAAGAAAGGCCAGGAAGAAGACGTCGATGAAAAGGCACGCTCGTGTGTACAATAtacaattcaaaaaagaaaggaaagtaaAGCAGGGAAGTTCTTGTTTGGAAGGACACAGGCACTTGATGGCTGGCAAGTTTGATATGCAAATCATTCTTAGTGGATTCGAACAAATTTTGGACGGGGCTTCAAAATCCAgttcgcattttttttttttttttttttcgttttgttaaCATGATGGAGGGCACTAGGTTTGGTCTCTTTGACagatgagaagaaaaaatggggaaatgtCGATTATTGAACccaattttgtgttttgttggtttttttgttcggtCCGTCTTTGGGGCGATCGGCTCGGTCCGTCTGCCATGATGTCGGACAGCACTCCGCCTCGTTGTTTTTACGTATTGCTGCTACATGTACTGGTCTCGGTGCCAACAATTGAAGTACTAATATCACAGtgaatatttttgtgttttttttttcctttttcgaaaTTCGCGCGTCTTTTCCGAATGGATTtctgttgaaataaaaaaagaaaacattagaTATGAAATCGAGGCAAACATTTTCACAGCTCAAAATTTTCCATTCGTCCCAccctatttctctctctctctctcttattcttaTAAATCCGTTTGAATGCATTGCTATACATTCGGGCTTTTAGACCTTTATAGTAttttgagaagaagaaactttcgATATATATCTGGCGATGAAAAGAGGACCCGAACCCCAACGTGACAATGGATTCCCCCTGTGCACACAGTAGAGACCGGAGATCGACCCATGGGGTCGAACTGTGCATACACTTCTCACTACTTGTAGACTCACACAAACTCTTAAATCTTTCTACTTGTAGCTCGCAGAAAAGAGGGACATAGAATAgatatataagagaaaaatccCTTCCCAATATAGGCTCAGCTCCGATCTACCATGGCCACAATTGTTTGGAggtacaagaaaaaagggagaaaaaagagggaTGACCCAATAAGTTTTTCAGTGTGACCAAGACTTGGGGATGTAGGGGCAGAAAAATGCGTCACAATTTCTTCTTGCATTGTCCGCgtgttatatttatatatctaGTATATAAATACAGGCAATAGGAAATGGAAGGAACACCTCTTCTTCCCTTCTCAAACGCTTCTACTTCCTGCATCACTACGGAAAAGGATCCATCAAAAAGCTCGCTGCTTTTGTGCTCAAAcggaataagagagagaggaggaaatctcaaaaagaaatgttctGTTGCCCCAAAACGGAAATTGAAGTAAGAAATTTACCTGTGCGATCTATTGGCTTTGCTGCCACCAAGAAATGGCATCGAGCAGTTCGTCTTCGTTGGGTGGATCGACGGCTTCCGTGGCAAAGTCGGGGGCATCGTAGACGTCGTAGAGATCGTTGGTGACACCGACAAccatgttgttgtggttgttgttgttgccgccGCAGCCGCCCCACTGGGACGAGGCGGTGTAGTACGAGTGCTCGGAGCCGTAGCACGAAGGTGTTGGTGATGAGGCGTCGCTGTAGTTTGAAGGTGATAGTGACGTGCTgacggaaggctggtggtggACACCGAAGGTGAAGCTCTTTGGCTGCAGGTGAGCGGGCGGTGACATGTTTTCGGACGAGGAGCAGGCGCTGGACGAAGTGGACGAGGCAGAGTCGCTGCACCCGTCCGAGTCGAGCATTTCTTGCAGGCTGCGGATGTACTCAACAGCACAGCGCAAAGTGTCGACTTTGCTGACCTTGCGGCTTTTGCTGCTGCCACCTCCGCTGGACGATCGGCCGCTGTCGCTGGCTGTGCTGGCCTCGCAGAATGAAGTTGGGATGTGTTGGCGCAGAACGGCGAAGCCCATGTTGACCTGCTTGACTCTGTTGCGCTCGCGAGCGTTGCGCCGGGCCACGGAGGCCGGTGGGGCCGGTGGCAGGACGTAGCCCAAGCTGTTGAACTGGATGCGCTTCTTGGCCGAGCTGCCGGCCGAAGCACCGGCGACAGCAGGCTGGATGGGCCGCTTGTTTGCACCGCCCGATTTGGTTGGCgtcaggttgttgttgttgttgaactgCATCATGACGGCAGGAGATGAATTCATTGGCGAATACATCATCGTTGGTGGGGACATCTTCTGTGGGCTGctcatcatcatttttgtttctttttagagAACTCGGTTAACAGTTTGTGTGTTCACTTTCAGAAATTGTTCTGTCGAATGGGAGAACGAAAGAAACACTTGAGGAATAACCGCTGCGAATTTGGGATAAAACTGGATCGAGTAAGGTTGGATGTGAGTGTGCaagttgtttgttttggcTGTCAAAGGCACTAGCAAAGAAAACGGTGTGTGTGGAGAGAGAGGACGTAGGAAGGAGGACAATCCGTTCAGCTCGGGAGCTTCGTCCCGAATGACTGTTTTCCAGCCACAACCGCTTCCTCTTGTACCCTCCGCTGTTGCTGCTCACCGGTCTCCctcacaataacacacaccGAAACGGGGGCGGAGCTTAGATTTTGGACTTGTGTTATTTTACTACGCTACCCCTGTACCCCATGCTCTTTCTCCCTGACAATGAACCCTATAGCCTGGGGTAAGATAAGCGTGTATTTTTTCCCCACCAccctctttttcatttccaatccACCCTCCCCCCTGCCTGACCCCACCCACCATCCGAACCAACTGCAACAGGGTAGCAAGAAGCAGCAGGAGTGCtaaaggaagagaaagagaacggCGCGCGATTCAAgcgcggctgctgctggcgtcGCGTGTATGTGGATTCTTCGGCGCGTGTCcactttttcttataattcttttctttataacATTTCCTTCtggaaaacttgtttttttcttcttgagccaggagaaaagaaaaaaaacaaacaccctCCCGTGTACTGTACTGAATTCAACtcgatttatttcttttttcctttttcttttttgttttgtttgcttgtttttccgaaactaaaaaaaaaaaaatgaaaaacctgGGCAACCGGTTTTTCGATTATCAATTTTCCCCGTATCTTGTTTTCATCATAAGTGTGCATTATACACCATAGGCTCCGTGTTGCGATAGTTATTAGTTATTATTACAACCGGTAGTGTGGATTTTTCTCCTTGGACCCGCCCCTATTTTTTCAATGATtgtaaaaaagtagaaaacggTTCGAGCAtataggggaaaaaatgataatCGTATACAATCGCttcaaatttccatttttcattCGCCTTTATCTATATTTTTAGCctagctttttttatttctgagtgtgtgtgtgtgtgtgggtgaaAAAGGCAACATGCCTCCATATTTAAAGCCCATAGAGAGAGCTCAAACAACACAATTGATTGATGGTAATCGCTACCAATTGTTTTgcgattttctctctttctctcctctcaGCTGGAGTCTGCAGCGAGTGGACTGATGGCTACTATTCTGTGTACACAgtgaaaatagaaatagatTTTTGGTGGTCGTGATGGGTATCGCCGTCTCTTCCTATTCTTCCTTCATCTCCACTTCCTATTGTTTTCGCCCCCCGAAATCTGCACCGGGGGGGTGTGAGCTTGTGTCGAGAGACAAGTGAGTCGTCTTGTACACCATCAGCTTTTGCTTGTACCTTTCCAATCACGTACGATCTGTGATTAACATCTCCATGTGCAGTGTGGTGTGCTCCATCCCGAACACACACCAGCAGGCGCTTCCGATTCTATTTTTGAATACATCTGCACAGTGGTCAGCACTATACTGTCCTTCATTTAACTTGTTTGTCGTCTCGTTCCCGAGACATAAGCCAGAGAGAAAACGAAGAAGCGTATAGCGCTGGAATAAATTAGGCGACCAACACAATATCAGCGGGATATTGGTCCCACCAAAAAATGATGGTGCCAATGATTACAATGTCCGGCCCAGCATGAACGACCTTTTTTTGTCCTTCTACTGTAAATAAACCATCGTCGTTTAGACTTACTTTTATTTTCGAAatagttaaaattttgttttgctgaGAGAAGGACACCGATCGGAAATGCTGGAGAAGTAACAGATGATCCAGGGTGTTTGTTTTGGTTCATAAATCACGCCATTGTTAAACTTTTGGGCAGTTTAATACGTTCTAGTAGCAGGGCTGTTGAGGGAgttcttcattttgaattttattccaATTCTTTTCAGTTCTTAAATGAAATTAGTCGATGATTTCTCCTTTCTTCTTTacgacattattttttttgttggattgTTGCCGTTCGGAACGGCGTAAAACACGTGCAAGTTATGTGTGTTGTTATtgttaaaattgttattatATCACCAATATATAAAACATGTCGCCGTTCGTGAGCGGCAATTCGAGCTGTTAGCTGATGCTATTTGACTGTTAGCCGGAGGTCTATACAACTACACCACGTGTGgtatatagctgctgctgcagctatACACACGGTGGCACGCGAGGTGCTCGTTAAACGCCAGGCAACCCATCAAACCAACGCCGCTCTCTTCCATAAaattcgagttttttttttctcccttgaccattttttttatttatttccatctCGCTGGTTGATCCCTGTGCGTTTGTATGAATTGCAGTTTCAagatcagagagagagagagatgtattTATATACTTAGGAAGAGgtctgaaaacaaaacaaacaaaaaaccggAAATTATTCCAAATGTTCCAGAGAATACGGCTGTAACTCGATCTTTGTGTTCCAGTGAACTTTTAAGATTATTTTAACGATGCGAGAATTCCAATTTTATTTCGTATTCTTCTGGATTTATACTGTGCGCAATGTATATTACATTCATAGGCTATGCCATGTTAATAGCGCTTGTGTTCCAGGCGTTGCTCCTGCTggttcccccccaaaaaaggcgATGAACTCCAATTACGTTCTGCATTCGATCCAATCGCATCATTCTCGCCAGACGTTTTTGTGGTGTAGCCTATTTCGAAATTCAACCAAAAACAAGAGCCTGTTGAGGGAATTAGCTCGTAAAAAATCGATCCGTGGGGTTGAAATTATTGcacagtttccttttttttttggccaaaacaaGAACGAAATTGTCACCTACCACCGAAAAGAGCGTTTATAGTCTTCAGAGGTGTCTGCATGTCTATCATTAGGTGTTGGCGCAGTGTGGCGGgaagtacaaaaaaaaagcggcAAAAGAAGTTAGGGCGGTCTCTCTTTGTCGCATATGCCGACCCCGAGGGTTTGTTTGGCAATTGAGaccatcatcgtcatcatctgGTTTGCTCAGCTTAAGATAGATAGGTAGAGATAGATCAAGCGCGCGCTAGAACTCCGCACACTCCACGCTCAAGTTAATGGAATTGGAGCAGCCCGACGTTTTATGACTTGACGCTCGGTCGCTGCTATCAGTAAGTGGATGACCCCCGTGCGCACATATACACTGTCATGTAGGTAATCATATTCCGAAACTAATTGCTCTctcgtcttttttgtttttgtttttcactccCCTGACTGGATTTGCTTGACTTGACTCTGCTCAATTTCGAGATACGCATCGCTTCTAAACGCTCTTTAATCTCGTGTTTAGATTTCTAGAGACTTTCTAACGCGTTTAAAAGGAGGAATTAAGCTTCCCACACTGTTTCGCGGTTTTGCCAGAGCAGCGATGCGTTCACTGGAAGATGTTTTCATGAAATAAAGCTGTACACCGCTGTACACGAAGAGGGtatgcttttttttaaactcttaAAAGCCCCGTGTTTTGACGGACTGCTTGCACAACattggacaacaacaactctaAAGCTAGACTAGACGGACCTGTTTATATGAAATTGGAATCATTTAGCCAGCTTGAATAGATTGTGTGTTGGATAGGTTTGACAGCTTTGCCAAAGCTTTGCCATTGATATTCGGAAACACTGCCTCTCGAATGTGAATGAAGGATTGGCGCATAATCGCCCATGGGAAACCGCAAAGTCTTGGTTTTGGCATTGATCAAGTTACACAATGTGACACAATGAGGAGGAAAAGTTGCGTATTATGCAGTTTAGCGGCCTATCCTGTTGGTGGGCAATCCTTTTTGCGTCCGAGAGTTGCGACTCAGAGGGCGGTCTTTCTCAACAGACTGGGATCATAGCGAGAGTATAGGCTTCTTGTTGCATTCGTACTCTTGTCGGATTTTGTGCAATGGATCGAGCGAAAAAGTAGGTCGCCATATGCTGTAACCAGATCTATGGAGGGCCTTGTCTACCTTTTGCATTGACGTCTCGATGGGCCTCGCAGATAAGATGTATCGcactcttttatttcttttcactttCTCTAGGGTTAGCAGAGCCGAGCAGAGCTGTGCATCTGGCACAaaacttgtacttttttttatactaCTCGATATTCCGGTTGctataatttgattttaattcggTGGATATTTTTATACATGCTGGTTGGTGAAAACAAGTTTTCAAAGTTATCATTCATGTAAAAACCTTGCATTAGCTACCGGACTTTGCGAGCAAGTTTTTGTCTTGTAATTTCCATGTGTATCTTGTTGATTCGGTTGCCGTCCACTCTACATTCGAAGGTTGGACATGTGCGTGGGTGTTATCAGCACACTCAAAGACTCGCCCCTGGTTTGAATCACTATACAGCAAGTACAAGTTGTATAGTGTAGCGGTGATTATCAATATccttaaaataatattttgcagattgaaggaaaaaaacgagTTGTTGACACGGCGGGGGATCCGGGTGGATTATAAAAATAGAATTgagaaatagagagaaaaaaggaagaagaaaaaagaaaggagtgTATATGGAGGACACAGGAAGAAGAGTAGTAGGAGGAGGGAGTGTGCGGGatatagaagaagaatgttATTTGAGAATAGAGCCATTGAGCTGTGAATGGAGCAAGAAAACCGCGCGTTTCTCTCCGTGTTCTAGCCTATTGTCGATgggacttttctctccccttttccttttttttctttcgattctGTTGTCTTCGGATAGctttctttcatcttttttctcttttttctttcttactaTACAATTCGAGGAGAACTATTCCTCCGAGGAGGTTGGTCAGGTGTCCGAGGGCATCTTGGGCGATTGCATTACAGTCTATCGATGAGCTTGTCGGATCAAAATCCGGTGGATATTGGTGCtgaatttggttttcttccCAATCTAATTACGAACTGCATAATAATTGGAACCGGAATTGGAGGGAAAAAATGTCGGTTGATGTATAACCCTGGGCAAATAACAGCTGATGGAAAATCGGTTAGTTATTGGACAAGTTCAAATATCAGCCAACCGACGTATATCTTATACACGTCGAGTGTCTGTATATATAGATTCAAGACCCCGGTCACTTTtatctcgctctctctctctagctggcTCCCCATGATTCCTCTACTTCTTTTGATCCCTTTGAAATTCTCTTTGAAGACGGGACTAAAGGTATAGCAGCACGGGGGGAGAGTTACACACGGTTTTTTCATGAATGGTCAACCTCTtctctttcccttttcttttcttattttttccttcctcttgTTCTCGCTTCCTATACACAGTACAGGAGTCTACCTCTTCTTCGGACTCGAGGGTGCACTATAGCTGGGTTGGAAATCACCTATCAACCTCCCACGCCACCTCCTCTTTGCTGTCTTCTCCCTCATCGGTtgtcccttttcttcttgtccATCCCACCCACccccaattttattttttcttccgctgGTCGCGCGTATACCTTTccccgtttttatttatggCAAACGATTGAAAAGCGCAGGTTAGAATTCGGTCCGACGGGGTATACACACACGACGAGGTACAAGGGACGAAAACGGATAGGGAGAAGAAACAGCAGGAACGCCGTTGCCATTCAAACCGTCCGGAGTTGTAGTAACAACTTCCTGTAATTTTGCCAGTTCCTTTCCACACTTATTATATtcggaaacttttttttcctctcttcctttttttgttgagtCGACGCGTCGTCGTCCCTGTATACCGGAGAAACATGTCTATTGTATGGTCAATATTTTATTGCGGAGAATAAAAATCTATCGACTGGGGCGGTCGCTTCTCTTGTT
It includes:
- the LOC124344209 gene encoding achaete-scute homolog 1-like — encoded protein: MMMSSPQKMSPPTMMYSPMNSSPAVMMQFNNNNNLTPTKSGGANKRPIQPAVAGASAGSSAKKRIQFNSLGYVLPPAPPASVARRNARERNRVKQVNMGFAVLRQHIPTSFCEASTASDSGRSSSGGGSSKSRKVSKVDTLRCAVEYIRSLQEMLDSDGCSDSASSTSSSACSSSENMSPPAHLQPKSFTFGVHHQPSVSTSLSPSNYSDASSPTPSCYGSEHSYYTASSQWGGCGGNNNNHNNMVVGVTNDLYDVYDAPDFATEAVDPPNEDELLDAISWWQQSQ